The Streptococcus sp. S5 genome contains a region encoding:
- a CDS encoding ABC transporter ATP-binding protein — protein MTPMLELKHVSYSYQSYQEEIFSDVNYQFANGTFYSIIGQSGAGKSTLLSLLAGLDNPKKGQVLFDGEDIQTKGSSYHRKHHVSLVFQNYNLIDYLTPLENVRLVNKQAGKEILLELGLDETQIKRNVLQLSGGQQQRVAIARALVSEAPVILADEPTGNLDEQTAGDIIAILKKLAKERQKCVIVVTHSKEVAEASDVVLELSRRSLVEKSK, from the coding sequence ATGACACCTATGTTAGAACTCAAACATGTATCCTATAGTTACCAAAGCTACCAAGAAGAGATCTTCTCAGACGTGAACTATCAGTTCGCAAATGGGACATTTTACAGCATTATCGGTCAGTCTGGAGCAGGGAAATCGACCCTCCTCTCCCTCTTGGCTGGTCTGGACAATCCCAAGAAGGGGCAGGTTCTCTTTGATGGGGAGGACATCCAGACCAAAGGGTCTAGCTACCACCGCAAGCACCATGTCTCCCTGGTCTTTCAGAATTACAATCTAATCGATTATTTGACGCCACTTGAAAATGTCCGCCTGGTCAACAAACAAGCTGGGAAAGAGATTCTCTTGGAATTGGGGCTGGATGAAACCCAAATCAAACGCAATGTCCTTCAACTATCCGGAGGGCAGCAACAGCGGGTGGCCATTGCGCGTGCGCTCGTTTCAGAAGCACCTGTTATCCTGGCAGATGAGCCGACAGGAAACCTTGACGAACAGACAGCCGGTGACATCATTGCCATTTTGAAGAAGTTGGCCAAGGAACGCCAAAAATGTGTCATTGTCGTTACCCACAGTAAGGAAGTGGCAGAGGCCTCCGATGTGGTCTTGGAATTGAGTCGCCGTAGCCTCGTTGAGAAGAGCAAGTAA
- a CDS encoding ABC transporter permease, which produces MLLQQAIAYISRKRTRNLVLFLILLLILSCLYFCFSLMQVGERLEDHIKQSAGTSFALTSKQGDRPFALKEAEKVQQLAGVGAMVPQYESPVRILGKEAVTGQQLVERNDLGQEAKQALGAVFTQKTDQHLDFRSSSFQLVQGKHLSDKARGQILIHEELAKKNKLKVGDSLTLSSFQMGETPGKEQTFKIVGIFSGKKQEKFTGMTSDLSENQVYLPYEDATKLLGLSQQEVTQVTFGVKDPEKIDALLKQVKSLDLDWQSLRVVEDRKAFDQMKESSQTLEGLVRIMMIVLLVTGAGALSFLLSLWTRERIHEIGVLLSIGKSKGRIFRQFLLEVVLVSLLAVIPAFLIGRMVSHRFLEQFVGQTGQQQTLELLNQIPQGLSLGIAYASLLCLILLSLGVTTSMIWRKSPKEILTKMS; this is translated from the coding sequence ATGCTCTTACAACAGGCAATCGCCTATATTTCTCGAAAAAGAACGAGGAATCTGGTCCTCTTTCTGATTCTCCTCTTGATCCTTTCTTGCTTGTATTTCTGTTTTTCACTGATGCAAGTGGGAGAAAGGTTGGAGGACCATATCAAACAGTCGGCTGGGACCAGCTTTGCCCTGACCAGTAAGCAGGGGGATAGGCCCTTTGCTCTGAAGGAAGCTGAAAAGGTGCAGCAGCTAGCTGGGGTGGGAGCCATGGTTCCTCAATATGAAAGTCCCGTTCGCATTCTTGGTAAAGAAGCGGTGACTGGGCAGCAATTGGTAGAACGGAATGATCTGGGTCAGGAAGCCAAGCAAGCGCTAGGCGCTGTCTTCACCCAGAAGACAGACCAGCACCTAGATTTCCGGAGTAGCAGTTTCCAACTGGTGCAAGGCAAGCACTTATCTGACAAGGCTCGCGGCCAGATCTTGATCCACGAAGAGTTGGCTAAGAAGAACAAGCTAAAGGTCGGAGATTCCTTGACCTTATCCAGCTTTCAGATGGGAGAGACTCCTGGCAAAGAGCAAACCTTTAAAATCGTTGGGATCTTTTCGGGTAAGAAACAGGAAAAATTCACAGGAATGACCTCTGATCTGAGTGAGAATCAAGTCTACCTCCCTTATGAGGATGCGACTAAGCTTCTTGGTCTCAGTCAGCAAGAAGTGACCCAGGTCACCTTTGGCGTCAAAGATCCTGAGAAAATCGATGCCCTCTTGAAGCAAGTCAAAAGCTTGGATCTGGATTGGCAGTCTCTGCGCGTGGTCGAAGATCGCAAGGCCTTTGACCAGATGAAAGAATCCTCTCAGACCCTGGAAGGCCTGGTACGGATCATGATGATCGTCCTCCTGGTGACAGGAGCCGGTGCCCTATCGTTCTTACTCAGTCTCTGGACACGGGAGCGGATCCATGAAATCGGGGTGCTCTTATCCATTGGGAAGAGCAAGGGCCGGATCTTTAGACAGTTCCTCTTGGAAGTGGTGCTGGTATCCTTACTAGCGGTGATCCCAGCCTTTCTCATCGGGCGGATGGTCAGCCATCGTTTCTTAGAGCAGTTTGTCGGACAGACCGGTCAACAGCAGACCCTAGAATTACTCAACCAAATCCCTCAAGGCCTTTCCTTAGGAATCGCCTATGCTAGCCTCTTGTGCTTGATCCTTCTGTCGCTGGGTGTAACTACCAGCATGATCTGGCGCAAGAGTCCAAAAGAAATATTAACAAAAATGAGTTAA
- a CDS encoding carbohydrate ABC transporter permease produces MKLFQHARKTKSEILFDVFIYGLAICLILLIVYPLWFVIIASFSNPSDVATGKVWFIPREWRLDGYQRLIEQPLFLKSYLNTILYTVVGTIVALVINIPAGYALSRKDLFAKKWVSVFFIVPMFVSGGLIPIYLTVKQMGLVDTFWVMVVPFAVSPYNIVVARTFFNNSIPEGMWEAAQIDGCGTIYYFRKIVLPLSKAIIAVIGLWTAVGIWNSWFNALIYLTNENLQPLQLILRRLLISNQMLQSQATGEVASDLRIKADMMKYAAIVISTAPIMMLYPFVQKYFNQGVMIGALKE; encoded by the coding sequence GTGAAATTGTTTCAACATGCGAGAAAGACCAAGTCGGAAATCCTCTTTGATGTTTTTATCTATGGTCTAGCGATTTGCTTGATTCTGTTGATTGTCTACCCTTTGTGGTTTGTCATTATTGCCTCCTTCAGTAATCCATCTGATGTGGCAACTGGTAAGGTTTGGTTTATTCCGAGGGAATGGCGACTAGATGGCTATCAACGCTTGATTGAGCAGCCTTTGTTTCTAAAGAGCTATCTCAATACCATCCTCTACACGGTTGTAGGAACCATCGTTGCTCTGGTCATTAATATCCCGGCCGGTTACGCCTTGTCGCGAAAGGACCTCTTTGCTAAGAAATGGGTCAGTGTCTTCTTTATCGTTCCCATGTTTGTCTCTGGGGGCTTGATTCCCATTTATTTGACAGTGAAACAAATGGGATTGGTCGACACCTTCTGGGTAATGGTTGTACCGTTTGCAGTATCTCCTTACAATATCGTTGTAGCTCGGACTTTCTTTAACAATAGTATTCCAGAAGGGATGTGGGAAGCCGCCCAGATCGATGGGTGCGGAACCATTTATTACTTTAGAAAGATCGTGCTCCCCTTGTCCAAGGCTATTATTGCCGTTATTGGACTTTGGACAGCAGTAGGGATCTGGAATTCTTGGTTCAATGCCTTGATTTATTTGACCAATGAAAATCTTCAACCCCTGCAATTGATCCTACGCCGTCTCTTAATTAGTAATCAAATGTTGCAATCGCAAGCAACAGGGGAGGTAGCTTCTGACCTCCGTATTAAGGCTGATATGATGAAATATGCAGCCATCGTTATCTCAACAGCACCGATTATGATGCTGTATCCATTCGTCCAAAAATACTTTAATCAAGGTGTCATGATAGGTGCCTTGAAAGAATAG
- a CDS encoding YesL family protein, whose translation MQKLFSLDGRLVKTLTRLTDIIILNTLFIVCCLPIFTIGPSLTALATMCHRLLKGEDTDLVFHFFRLFRANFKQATMIWLTCLGLSVLLYLDYCLFSNMAFLSEYGIWILLPFIVLLCGGMTLIFPYIGLFEDPTRKVCLNSFLIALLNPIQTIFLIFFNLAVVYISLSSPERLLTAIYLFTFGGFALWSFLNVRLTDQIFSRIQEEEIFEK comes from the coding sequence ATGCAAAAATTATTTTCATTGGATGGACGCTTGGTCAAGACCTTGACCCGGTTGACAGACATCATTATCTTGAACACCTTGTTTATCGTTTGCTGCCTTCCGATTTTCACGATCGGTCCATCGCTTACGGCTTTAGCAACCATGTGTCACCGCTTGTTGAAAGGGGAAGATACGGATCTCGTCTTTCATTTTTTCCGTCTCTTTCGCGCTAATTTCAAGCAAGCGACGATGATTTGGCTGACTTGTCTAGGCTTATCAGTGCTACTTTATCTGGATTACTGTCTTTTTTCAAATATGGCCTTTTTAAGTGAGTATGGGATTTGGATCTTGCTTCCCTTTATCGTCCTTCTATGTGGAGGGATGACCTTGATCTTCCCTTATATCGGCCTCTTTGAAGATCCTACAAGAAAGGTCTGTCTAAATAGTTTCCTCATTGCTCTTTTAAATCCAATTCAAACCATCTTTCTTATTTTCTTCAATCTGGCAGTAGTTTATATCAGTCTTAGTAGTCCTGAACGGTTACTGACAGCTATTTATCTCTTTACCTTTGGTGGTTTCGCTCTTTGGAGCTTCTTGAATGTCCGACTGACCGATCAGATCTTTTCAAGGATCCAAGAAGAAGAAATCTTTGAAAAATAA
- a CDS encoding type 2 periplasmic-binding domain-containing protein, with the protein MKNRKFAYLLLGAAALAGLTACGASTNKSSNDKNDGNTFKITTVRWSDWGEDYHKGFLDDSAKESGIKIKWDTMVAADWSDKKSVLVASGDLPDAFLGSNAFTDSEIAQNQNMFIPLEDLIKDNMPNLNKAFEKEPKLKAMVTNPDGHIYSLPKKLPMRPIVGNQLFINKKWLDNLGLKMPETYDDLVTVLQAFKDKDANGNGDVNDEIPFGSGNFDPTFSYILPFNNRLGGDNTYEMSVKDGKPVYLRTEESYKQGIAAMHEAYKKGLIDPELFTEDTSMSVAKRMDKGVARVGVSSGWTADATFGQHASEYAPLPALKGPDGKQYVISDPDHLNYGRNEILITNKCKDPAKLLKWLDKFYTDDASIQNFYGSFGIATEKDGAKYKVLAPKDGKSADEWAWINSLRDFGPKYVSDDINSHVDIDQTQGDGLKLKMDKELKQYALPAYPNVIYSQEELNKLSSIYVDINSYVTQQASKWVVEGGVEKDWDDYKATLKKMGIDDFMKIQQDAYDRYQKEVK; encoded by the coding sequence ATGAAAAACAGGAAATTTGCCTATCTGCTCCTTGGAGCAGCTGCTTTAGCTGGCTTGACGGCTTGTGGAGCTTCCACAAATAAATCAAGCAATGACAAGAATGATGGAAATACCTTCAAGATCACGACCGTTCGTTGGTCGGATTGGGGGGAAGACTATCACAAAGGTTTTCTAGATGATTCAGCCAAGGAATCAGGTATCAAGATCAAATGGGATACCATGGTGGCTGCAGACTGGTCGGATAAGAAATCTGTCCTTGTAGCCAGTGGAGATTTACCAGACGCATTCTTGGGATCCAATGCCTTCACGGATTCTGAAATCGCTCAGAACCAAAACATGTTCATTCCATTGGAAGATTTGATAAAGGACAATATGCCTAACTTGAACAAGGCCTTTGAAAAAGAACCGAAATTAAAAGCCATGGTGACCAACCCAGATGGTCATATTTACAGCCTACCTAAGAAATTGCCAATGCGGCCAATCGTCGGCAACCAGCTCTTTATTAATAAGAAATGGTTGGACAACCTTGGCTTGAAGATGCCGGAAACCTATGACGACTTGGTGACTGTTTTACAAGCCTTCAAGGACAAGGATGCTAATGGCAATGGCGATGTCAATGATGAAATTCCATTTGGCTCTGGTAACTTTGATCCGACCTTCTCTTATATCTTGCCATTCAACAACCGTCTGGGTGGAGATAATACCTATGAAATGTCCGTCAAAGATGGCAAACCGGTCTACCTCCGGACGGAAGAAAGTTATAAACAAGGGATAGCGGCGATGCATGAAGCTTACAAGAAAGGCTTGATCGACCCTGAACTCTTTACAGAAGATACCTCTATGTCTGTTGCCAAACGGATGGACAAGGGAGTGGCGCGTGTCGGTGTGTCAAGTGGTTGGACAGCAGATGCAACCTTCGGCCAACATGCCAGCGAATATGCTCCTCTGCCAGCATTGAAAGGCCCAGATGGCAAACAATATGTCATTTCTGACCCAGATCATTTGAACTATGGACGCAATGAAATCTTGATCACGAATAAGTGCAAGGACCCTGCAAAATTGCTCAAATGGTTGGATAAATTCTACACGGATGATGCCAGCATTCAAAACTTCTATGGATCCTTTGGCATTGCGACTGAAAAAGATGGTGCCAAGTACAAGGTTTTGGCTCCAAAAGATGGTAAATCTGCCGATGAATGGGCTTGGATCAATTCCCTTCGTGACTTTGGACCAAAATATGTGTCAGATGATATCAATAGTCATGTCGACATCGACCAAACGCAAGGTGATGGCCTCAAATTGAAGATGGACAAAGAATTGAAACAATACGCTTTGCCAGCATATCCAAATGTCATCTACTCTCAAGAAGAATTGAACAAATTGTCCTCTATTTATGTCGATATCAACTCCTATGTTACCCAACAAGCTTCTAAATGGGTAGTCGAAGGGGGCGTCGAAAAGGATTGGGACGATTACAAAGCAACATTGAAGAAGATGGGCATTGATGACTTTATGAAGATTCAACAGGATGCCTATGATCGTTACCAAAAAGAAGTGAAGTAA
- a CDS encoding ABC transporter permease: MLRNAFAYITRKWPKSLLLFAIILLMGTLSLIGLSMKGATQKASSESLGSITNSFSMQINRRTNPGTPRGAGNLRGEDIEKISQVEGITSSIKRINAIADILDHEIIETEETLQNQSPERAKYFKNTLMVTGVNDSSKEDKFVSGAYKLVQGDHLTDKDKNQILMHEDLAKKNGLKVGDKVRLKSNLYDADNEKGANETVEVTIKGLFSGKNQAPLTYAQELYEDTLISDLDTAAKLYGNTVQTATYEDATFFAKGDQDLDALIEKIKALDIDWNLYDLVKSSSNYPALQKSISSMFQVADYLFIGSLVFASLLLTLLLVLWLNARRREVGILLALGLSKVQIAGQFVAELVMISIPAFLLSYGVAGLLAKGVGDTVLKNVTSGIAKQMAQESSAANLGGGAEAESFSKTLTDLHMDIQPSQLLVIVLVGGLLLILVSILSSQWLLHKKPKDLLVDVE; this comes from the coding sequence ATGTTGCGAAATGCTTTTGCTTATATCACACGTAAATGGCCCAAGTCTCTCTTGCTCTTTGCCATCATTCTCCTCATGGGGACCTTGAGCTTGATTGGACTCTCCATGAAGGGAGCGACCCAAAAAGCTTCATCGGAAAGCCTGGGATCCATCACCAATAGCTTCTCCATGCAGATCAACAGACGGACCAATCCGGGAACCCCTCGGGGAGCTGGGAATCTCAGAGGAGAAGATATCGAGAAAATTAGCCAGGTAGAGGGGATCACCTCCTCTATCAAGCGGATCAATGCCATCGCAGATATCCTAGACCACGAGATCATTGAGACTGAAGAAACCCTGCAGAATCAATCTCCAGAGCGGGCTAAATACTTTAAGAATACCTTGATGGTGACGGGGGTCAATGATTCTTCTAAAGAAGATAAGTTTGTCTCTGGGGCCTACAAACTGGTCCAAGGGGATCACCTGACAGATAAGGACAAAAACCAAATCCTCATGCACGAAGATTTGGCGAAAAAGAATGGTCTTAAGGTGGGCGATAAGGTGCGTCTCAAGTCCAATCTCTACGATGCTGACAATGAAAAAGGGGCCAATGAAACCGTCGAAGTGACCATTAAGGGTCTGTTCTCAGGGAAGAACCAAGCTCCTCTAACTTACGCCCAAGAGTTGTATGAAGATACGCTCATTTCTGACCTAGATACAGCTGCCAAGCTCTATGGCAATACTGTTCAAACAGCTACCTATGAGGATGCGACCTTCTTTGCCAAGGGGGATCAGGACCTGGATGCCTTGATCGAAAAAATCAAAGCACTCGACATTGACTGGAACCTCTATGACTTGGTTAAGAGCTCTTCCAACTACCCGGCCTTGCAAAAATCGATCAGCAGCATGTTCCAAGTGGCGGACTACTTGTTTATCGGTAGCCTCGTCTTTGCTAGCTTGCTTCTCACCCTTCTCCTCGTCTTGTGGCTCAATGCCCGTCGCAGAGAAGTGGGGATTTTGCTGGCTTTGGGACTCTCCAAGGTACAGATTGCGGGACAATTCGTGGCAGAATTAGTCATGATCTCCATCCCAGCCTTCCTCCTCTCCTATGGAGTCGCAGGACTTCTTGCCAAAGGAGTCGGAGATACGGTGCTTAAGAACGTAACCAGTGGCATTGCCAAACAAATGGCTCAAGAATCCTCTGCAGCCAACCTTGGTGGAGGAGCTGAAGCAGAAAGCTTCAGCAAGACCCTTACAGACCTCCATATGGACATCCAACCGAGCCAATTGTTGGTGATTGTCTTGGTTGGTGGCCTCCTCTTGATTCTCGTATCCATCCTTTCTTCGCAATGGCTCTTGCATAAGAAACCAAAAGATCTCTTGGTGGATGTCGAATAA
- a CDS encoding sensor histidine kinase — protein sequence MKAIHKSIRDHSIQFFSRLLFLLLVVNTLINLLIGGISRNFIKHQNMLHLEDSIHIYADSLNTELHSVERFMYSTISHNDYLTELNTPLDFTDFHENLKKLRIDFTEFQYQMDSPITFFIETRDIPHFFNASSLQLSYLDYVQLKDHLKTYDKETDKTSQKWQRISLNQHDYLLKSLHYKGKAIYAIISTQDILKPLQKLNIGKKGRLSIDRPNQIHATDSVIQAGSNQTHLPFDLYVTVDYGDVFRTNIVLETLLSLVPLIIAVLSTILILYIRQRMIQPMKRLTQRLSQLDAASTKLDVIEDQGILEIDQANHKLNQVLIHMKDLQIRAYHAQLNLKKVELNYLKNQVRPHFYLNMLSMIHSMLQTKDYKEIEELTKVTSNYLRHLFQANQDFNRLADEIQHIRNYLEIQKIRYGDSIHFDLDWDPGLKDAAIPPLLLQTFVENAIKHGFSFQDSFHIQLSIHEEANQHLAICLQDNGPGFSSAILQDLAEKKSLVTEDGHHIGLTNAQERLDLLYPDHYVLQFSNGTQGGARIQLSLPYEPYKGDTHEYPTR from the coding sequence ATGAAAGCTATTCACAAAAGTATACGAGATCACTCGATTCAATTTTTTTCGCGCCTACTCTTTCTCCTCTTAGTCGTCAATACCTTGATCAACCTTTTGATTGGTGGGATTAGCCGAAATTTTATTAAACACCAAAATATGCTCCATTTAGAGGACTCGATTCATATCTATGCGGATTCCTTAAATACAGAGCTTCACTCCGTTGAGCGTTTTATGTACAGTACCATTAGCCACAATGACTATTTGACAGAACTCAATACCCCGCTTGATTTCACGGATTTTCATGAAAATCTAAAAAAATTGCGGATCGATTTTACGGAGTTTCAGTACCAGATGGATAGCCCCATTACCTTTTTCATAGAGACAAGAGATATCCCCCATTTTTTCAATGCCTCCAGTCTTCAACTATCTTACCTAGATTATGTACAATTGAAAGATCATCTTAAAACCTATGACAAAGAAACAGACAAGACCAGTCAAAAATGGCAACGAATCAGCCTGAACCAGCATGATTATCTCTTGAAATCCCTTCATTACAAGGGCAAGGCTATCTATGCCATCATTTCTACCCAGGATATTTTAAAACCCTTGCAAAAGCTCAATATCGGGAAAAAAGGGCGCTTATCCATCGATCGTCCCAACCAGATCCATGCTACAGATTCCGTCATTCAAGCCGGTAGCAATCAAACCCACCTGCCTTTTGATCTTTATGTGACCGTTGATTACGGAGACGTTTTCCGTACAAATATCGTACTGGAAACCCTTCTCTCCTTGGTCCCTTTGATCATCGCCGTTCTCTCCACCATTCTGATTCTTTATATTCGTCAACGGATGATCCAGCCGATGAAACGACTCACCCAGCGTCTTTCTCAGCTAGATGCTGCTTCTACCAAGCTAGATGTAATCGAAGACCAAGGGATCTTAGAGATCGATCAGGCCAATCACAAGCTCAATCAGGTTCTGATCCATATGAAAGACCTCCAAATTCGAGCCTACCACGCGCAACTCAATCTCAAAAAAGTCGAACTCAATTACCTCAAAAATCAAGTCCGACCCCATTTTTACCTAAACATGCTCTCCATGATTCACAGCATGCTCCAAACTAAGGACTATAAGGAAATCGAGGAGTTGACCAAGGTGACTTCCAACTACTTGCGCCACCTCTTTCAAGCCAATCAAGATTTCAATCGCTTAGCAGATGAAATCCAACATATCCGAAATTACCTAGAAATCCAGAAAATCCGCTATGGGGACAGCATCCACTTTGACCTGGACTGGGATCCTGGTCTGAAAGATGCGGCTATTCCCCCTCTGCTGTTACAAACCTTTGTGGAAAATGCCATCAAACACGGCTTTTCTTTCCAAGATTCCTTCCACATCCAGCTTTCTATTCATGAAGAAGCAAACCAACACCTTGCCATTTGCCTTCAGGATAATGGTCCTGGTTTTAGCTCCGCTATCTTACAAGATCTAGCAGAGAAAAAATCCTTAGTCACAGAAGATGGCCACCACATTGGTTTGACCAATGCACAGGAACGACTAGATCTCCTCTATCCAGATCACTACGTGCTTCAATTTTCAAATGGAACCCAAGGAGGGGCCCGCATCCAACTGAGCCTTCCTTATGAACCCTACAAAGGAGACACACATGAATATCCTACTCGTTGA
- a CDS encoding ABC transporter permease, translated as MKSEVNAKQSKLKKNIPLYVLLLPSIILLILFAYIPMAGLVIAFKDYSPATGIFGSPWAGLKYFNQFFSSFQFATTMKNTLKISIYSILVGFPLPIVLAIICNQIRVGKFKKIFQVTTYLPHFISTMVMCGMIILFLSPSSGLLANVLKLVGLKMPALLSKPGSFAGVYVWSDVWQHIGWDSIIYLAALSAIDPTFYEAATMDGASRLQKIRHIDLPLLLPTAMILLILRAGSLLSVGFEKVLLLQNPLNLAGSEIISTYVYKVGMINFQYSYSTAIGLFNTLVNLIILLSVNWFAKRYTKTGLF; from the coding sequence ATGAAAAGCGAAGTAAATGCGAAGCAGAGCAAATTGAAGAAAAATATTCCTTTATATGTGCTGCTCCTGCCATCGATTATTTTATTGATTTTATTTGCTTATATCCCTATGGCGGGTCTAGTCATCGCTTTTAAAGATTACTCTCCCGCTACTGGGATATTTGGAAGTCCTTGGGCTGGTCTCAAGTATTTTAACCAGTTCTTCTCATCCTTCCAATTTGCGACAACCATGAAGAATACCTTGAAAATTTCTATTTACAGTATTCTGGTTGGTTTTCCCTTGCCGATTGTTCTAGCCATTATTTGCAACCAGATTCGTGTGGGCAAGTTCAAAAAAATCTTTCAAGTAACGACTTATCTGCCTCATTTTATCTCGACCATGGTCATGTGTGGGATGATTATTCTCTTTCTCTCTCCAAGTAGTGGACTGTTAGCCAATGTCCTCAAATTGGTCGGCTTAAAGATGCCTGCCCTCTTATCCAAACCGGGTAGCTTTGCAGGTGTCTATGTCTGGAGTGATGTCTGGCAACATATCGGTTGGGATAGTATCATCTATCTAGCCGCTCTATCGGCCATTGATCCAACCTTTTATGAGGCAGCGACTATGGACGGGGCGAGTCGATTGCAAAAAATCCGTCATATTGACTTACCCTTACTGTTACCAACGGCGATGATTCTCTTGATTCTCAGAGCAGGAAGCCTACTCAGTGTTGGTTTTGAAAAGGTCTTGCTCTTGCAAAATCCGCTCAATCTGGCAGGAAGTGAAATCATTTCGACCTATGTCTACAAAGTGGGGATGATTAATTTTCAATATAGTTACTCGACAGCGATCGGTCTCTTTAATACCTTGGTTAACTTGATCATCTTACTGTCGGTCAACTGGTTTGCGAAACGCTATACCAAGACAGGATTGTTCTAG
- a CDS encoding helix-turn-helix domain-containing protein: MNILLVDDDRFIIKALQETIHWEALGIEQVYTASSLSQAQAIIQSHPIALMISDIEMPQGSGLDLLAWVRSEKYDIQTIFLTNYADFNYAQKAIELQSFEYYLKPIDPDRLEFIIQKALNKIKRHKSAAQLAQQGQKEAEFWHDYLRKPRPSQAEQLLQEVTKRGYSPKPHEDYLLVLITLHLVEEDFHPSVPSWRLQLRHCIKELSLDFPVHYCALSKIESQTDRYLCLFKKNQTTECADFLKAIQQKIQQDLDRSSILLYSDAISLETLLMKALQLCQYSDEQVFHWDSIHSYASLATQPQKPAHRTSLTFTNQLETEQLLQIIHSLETQDRIPLSALSELQLDWTQQIGIYLDKNGILAHKLFQNKHHQFLFERRFHAIEAFEAYIGDYWSSARHYVIDLEHQSNLIQRITDYIDHHYKEDISRTKLAEMVFLSPDHLARVFKRDTGETLVKYITDKRMAAAKEMLSQSDTPIYQVALQVGYDNYSYFTKAFKQKVGLSPGDYRKQCQEAF, translated from the coding sequence ATGAATATCCTACTCGTTGACGATGATCGTTTTATCATTAAAGCCCTACAGGAAACCATCCATTGGGAAGCCTTGGGCATTGAGCAGGTATATACCGCCTCCAGTCTGAGCCAAGCCCAAGCCATCATTCAAAGTCACCCGATTGCCCTCATGATCAGTGATATCGAGATGCCACAAGGCAGTGGGCTAGATCTCCTAGCCTGGGTCCGGTCAGAAAAATATGACATTCAAACGATCTTCCTTACCAATTATGCTGATTTCAATTATGCCCAAAAAGCCATTGAACTCCAAAGTTTTGAATACTACCTCAAACCGATTGACCCCGACCGCTTAGAATTTATCATTCAAAAAGCCCTCAATAAGATCAAGCGCCACAAGAGTGCAGCCCAATTAGCTCAGCAAGGACAAAAAGAAGCTGAATTTTGGCATGACTACTTGCGAAAACCGCGTCCATCTCAAGCAGAACAGCTCCTTCAAGAAGTGACAAAACGGGGTTATAGCCCCAAACCACATGAAGACTACCTCTTAGTCCTCATCACTCTCCACTTAGTTGAAGAAGACTTTCACCCCAGCGTCCCTTCTTGGCGCTTGCAGCTCCGCCATTGTATCAAGGAGCTCTCCCTAGATTTTCCAGTCCACTACTGCGCCCTCAGTAAAATCGAAAGCCAGACCGATCGCTACCTCTGCCTCTTCAAAAAGAATCAGACTACAGAGTGTGCAGACTTCCTAAAGGCCATCCAGCAGAAGATCCAGCAAGACTTAGACCGATCCTCTATCCTTCTCTATTCAGATGCTATTTCCCTTGAGACGCTCTTGATGAAGGCTCTGCAACTTTGCCAATACAGTGACGAACAAGTCTTCCATTGGGACAGTATCCACTCCTATGCTTCTTTGGCTACACAACCTCAAAAGCCTGCTCATCGGACATCGCTCACTTTTACAAATCAGCTAGAGACGGAACAGCTCCTCCAAATCATCCATAGCTTAGAGACTCAAGATCGCATCCCGCTCTCAGCTCTGAGTGAACTCCAGCTAGACTGGACCCAGCAAATTGGGATTTATCTGGATAAGAACGGCATTCTCGCCCACAAGTTATTTCAAAACAAACACCATCAATTTCTCTTCGAACGACGTTTTCATGCCATCGAAGCTTTTGAAGCCTATATTGGGGATTACTGGAGCTCTGCTCGCCATTATGTGATCGATCTAGAACACCAATCCAATCTCATCCAGCGGATCACTGACTACATCGATCACCATTACAAGGAGGATATCAGTCGCACCAAGCTGGCAGAAATGGTTTTTCTTAGTCCAGATCATCTAGCGCGTGTGTTTAAGCGCGACACCGGCGAAACCTTGGTGAAATACATCACCGATAAACGGATGGCCGCCGCAAAAGAGATGCTATCGCAAAGCGATACCCCCATTTACCAAGTCGCCCTCCAGGTGGGCTATGACAACTACTCCTACTTTACAAAGGCTTTTAAACAAA